In Candidatus Polarisedimenticolia bacterium, the genomic window TCAAGGCATTCGGCTGCACCGGATCGATTGCGAGCGCCAGCCTCGCCTCCGAATGGGCCGAAGGCAAGACGCTGCGCGAGGCGGCCGAGATCAAGGAGGCGGATCTCTCGGCGGCCCTGGAGCTCCCTTCCGCCCGGCGGCACTGCTCGGCCCTGGCAGAAAAGGCGCTGCGCGCCGCCATCCACGACTATCGCAACAAGAGCGACGCCGCGGCAGCGGCGCACGGCAACGACACTTCAGGAGGAACCGGATGATTGCACTGACGGAGAAGGCGGCCCAGGAGGTGAAGACCCTGCTGACCAAGGAAAACCTGGACGGCTACGGACTGCGCGTCAGCGTGGCGGGAGGGGGATGCTCCGGCCTCTCCTACCGGCTGGTGTTCGAGAAGGAAGCGGGGAAGGGGGACCGGGTTTTCGAGCAGCACGGGGTGAAGGTGATCGTCGATCCGAAGAGCTATCTCTATCTTAACGGGACGACGCTGGATTACACCGACGGCCTCAATGGCACGGGATTCACTTTCACCAATCCCAACGCCACCGGGACGTGCGGCTGCGGCACCAGCTTCCATACCTAACCGGCGGGTTGGTGTAGAATCGCCCGCGCTCCGGCGGGTCCGGCAGCGGACCCGCGATGCAACGGTGTTCGAGACATGAGCGATCCAGACAAGACCAATCCGGCCGGCGCGCCTCCCGCCCCGGCCACGCCTGAAGCCGCTTCCCCCGCGCCGGCGGCGGCACCGTCGCCGCCTGCGGCAGCCGCAGCGCCCGCGGCGAAGGCGGCCGCGGCCCCGGCTCGCAAGCCGCGCAAGCCACGCCCCAAGGCGATCATCAACGAGAACGGCTGCACCGGCTGCGAGGCGTGCGTCACGGTTTGCCCGGTCGATTGCATCGTCAAGGTGCCGAATCCGGCCCAGCCGGAGCTGAACCCGATCTGCCGGGTGGACTGGGACCGCTGCACCGGCTGCACCATCTGCGCTCGCGACTGTCCGTGGGAGACGATCGACATGGTCTATCCCAACCAGCCGGGCATCCGCGTCCTGGTTTCGAGCTATCACCTTCCCGACTACGGCATGCGTTTCGTCCCCGATCCCCAGGAAGAAGAGGCGGTCGCCTGATCCTTTGCGGAGAAGGTCACTGCGCCGCTCCCCGCGCCCTCGAGGCGCTGTTTGGCTGAGCGCTTCCGCGTCGCCTCGCGCGCCGACGTGCCGCCCGGCACCGGCAAGGTGGTGGTCGCCGGTGGCAGAGTGCTGGCCCTGTTCAACGTGGAAGGGGAGTTCTTCGCGGTCGACAATTCCTGCCCGCACCGCGGCGGCCCTTTGGGGGAAGGTCACCTGCAAGGAAAGATCGTCACCTGCCCGTGGCATGGATGGCAATTCGACCTGTGCACCGGCGTTTCCCCGCTGAACCCCCGGCACACCATCCGCTGCGTCCGCCTCG contains:
- a CDS encoding 4Fe-4S dicluster domain-containing protein, with the translated sequence MSDPDKTNPAGAPPAPATPEAASPAPAAAPSPPAAAAAPAAKAAAAPARKPRKPRPKAIINENGCTGCEACVTVCPVDCIVKVPNPAQPELNPICRVDWDRCTGCTICARDCPWETIDMVYPNQPGIRVLVSSYHLPDYGMRFVPDPQEEEAVA
- the erpA gene encoding iron-sulfur cluster insertion protein ErpA, with the translated sequence MIALTEKAAQEVKTLLTKENLDGYGLRVSVAGGGCSGLSYRLVFEKEAGKGDRVFEQHGVKVIVDPKSYLYLNGTTLDYTDGLNGTGFTFTNPNATGTCGCGTSFHT
- a CDS encoding iron-sulfur cluster assembly scaffold protein, with amino-acid sequence MARCADLPKAGSFDPKDPDVGTGVAGSMASGDLVKIQLRIRRERIQQARFKAFGCTGSIASASLASEWAEGKTLREAAEIKEADLSAALELPSARRHCSALAEKALRAAIHDYRNKSDAAAAAHGNDTSGGTG
- a CDS encoding Rieske 2Fe-2S domain-containing protein, with the translated sequence MAERFRVASRADVPPGTGKVVVAGGRVLALFNVEGEFFAVDNSCPHRGGPLGEGHLQGKIVTCPWHGWQFDLCTGVSPLNPRHTIRCVRLESEGDDLFACLD